The following proteins are encoded in a genomic region of Bacillus sp. FJAT-22090:
- the trpB gene encoding tryptophan synthase subunit beta: MVKTNEEVKAGRYGRFGGQYVPETLMTALNELEQAYDEAIADPSFLEELNYYLKEYSGRETPLYFAERLTQALGGAKIYLKREDLNHTGAHKINNTIGQAILAKRMGKNKIVAETGAGQHGVATATVCALFDMDCVVFMGKEDVRRQELNVFRMELLGAKVVSVDQGSGTLKDAVNEALRYWVSNVEDTHYILGSALGPHPFPRIVRDFQRVIGVETRKQIFEKEGRLPDAVVACVGGGSNAIGMFHPFVEDETVSLYGVEAGGNGIASGLHASATAEAKEGVLHGAYMYILQDENGFIQEAHSISAGLDYPAVGPEHSYLHDIGRVKYTSVTDSEALEGLQLLSKKEGIIPALESSHAVHFAAKLAKEMNAEQILVICLSGRGDKDVQTVRDALGGAGK, encoded by the coding sequence ATGGTCAAAACTAATGAGGAAGTAAAAGCTGGTAGATATGGACGTTTTGGCGGACAGTACGTTCCTGAAACATTGATGACCGCATTAAATGAATTAGAACAAGCGTATGATGAGGCAATTGCGGATCCTTCTTTTTTAGAAGAATTGAATTACTATTTAAAGGAATATAGTGGACGTGAAACACCTCTTTATTTTGCAGAACGACTTACACAAGCACTTGGTGGAGCAAAAATATACCTAAAACGAGAAGATTTAAACCATACAGGAGCACATAAGATCAATAATACGATTGGTCAGGCAATACTTGCAAAGCGTATGGGGAAAAATAAAATTGTTGCAGAAACAGGAGCAGGTCAGCATGGGGTTGCAACTGCAACCGTATGTGCATTATTCGACATGGATTGCGTTGTTTTTATGGGAAAAGAAGATGTCCGGAGACAAGAATTAAACGTATTTCGGATGGAGTTGCTTGGGGCGAAGGTCGTTTCAGTTGATCAAGGCTCAGGAACTCTTAAAGATGCTGTCAATGAAGCTCTTCGGTACTGGGTATCCAATGTAGAAGATACCCACTATATTTTAGGTTCTGCCCTTGGGCCACATCCATTTCCTAGAATTGTTCGAGATTTTCAACGTGTAATTGGTGTTGAAACTCGAAAGCAAATTTTCGAAAAGGAAGGAAGATTACCAGACGCTGTAGTTGCATGTGTAGGTGGCGGAAGTAATGCAATCGGTATGTTCCACCCTTTTGTTGAGGATGAAACAGTATCTTTATACGGTGTAGAGGCAGGCGGAAATGGTATCGCTTCAGGTTTACATGCTTCCGCAACTGCAGAAGCAAAAGAAGGCGTATTGCATGGAGCATATATGTATATTTTACAAGATGAAAATGGATTTATCCAAGAAGCACACTCTATTTCAGCAGGTTTAGATTATCCAGCAGTTGGACCTGAACATAGTTATTTACATGATATTGGACGTGTGAAATATACATCTGTAACAGATTCAGAGGCACTCGAAGGCCTACAATTACTTTCAAAAAAGGAAGGTATTATTCCAGCTTTAGAGAGTTCTCATGCTGTTCATTTTGCTGCAAAATTAGCGAAGGAAATGAATGCAGAACAAATTTTGGTAATATGTTTATCTGGACGTGGCGATAAAGATGTTCAAACAGTACGAGATGCGTTAGGAGGTGCAGGGAAATGA
- a CDS encoding phosphoribosylanthranilate isomerase produces the protein MTKVKICGLMEKEDVRAAIDAGADAVGFVFAPSKRKLTIEQAKELAKEVPVGVLKVGVFVHPTAKELEDTVREVALDIVQYHGIETPEFIQVHNYPSIKAFSVRSEEDVERSKQYDTDYLLFDAPQAGSGIVFDWRLMKGHEVKQEKIILAGGLNPTNVKEAIKRVNPYMVDVSSGVEIDGKKNSELIRAFIKAVKDEEREANGQN, from the coding sequence ATGACGAAAGTAAAAATTTGTGGATTGATGGAAAAAGAGGATGTAAGAGCAGCGATTGATGCTGGTGCTGACGCAGTTGGTTTTGTATTTGCACCAAGTAAACGAAAACTTACGATTGAACAGGCAAAAGAACTAGCTAAAGAGGTTCCAGTAGGCGTATTAAAGGTAGGGGTATTTGTTCACCCGACAGCTAAGGAATTAGAAGATACTGTAAGGGAAGTAGCACTAGATATTGTTCAGTACCATGGCATTGAAACGCCAGAATTTATTCAAGTGCATAATTACCCTTCCATAAAAGCATTTTCTGTACGAAGTGAGGAAGATGTTGAGCGTTCCAAGCAGTATGACACAGATTATTTATTGTTTGATGCACCCCAAGCCGGTAGTGGTATTGTGTTTGATTGGCGATTAATGAAAGGGCACGAGGTCAAGCAAGAAAAGATAATATTAGCTGGAGGATTAAATCCTACAAATGTGAAAGAGGCCATTAAACGTGTAAATCCTTATATGGTAGATGTCTCTAGTGGGGTAGAAATAGACGGTAAAAAAAATAGCGAGCTGATTCGAGCATTTATTAAAGCTGTTAAAGATGAGGAGAGAGAAGCAAATGGTCAAAACTAA
- a CDS encoding LysE family transporter: MNSLITYFLLGVSLAAPIGPVKATLLNTGIKNGFYHAWLFGLGAIVTDILYMLMVYFGVAQFIDSPYMKTFLWSFGFFVLTYTGIENIMTLHTISTDPKFRKVIRLRHSILAGFLMALMNPLTILFWLGIYGSILIGGNGNLTGYEVIIYSLTILVGISLVDLIMSILSSSTRKILSSPFLKIISLISSLSMIGFGIYFGIQAYRSLINLIN; encoded by the coding sequence ATGAATTCTTTAATTACCTATTTCCTATTAGGTGTTTCGTTAGCAGCACCTATCGGCCCTGTTAAGGCAACATTATTAAATACTGGTATTAAAAATGGGTTTTATCATGCTTGGCTTTTTGGTTTAGGTGCAATTGTAACAGACATACTTTATATGCTAATGGTATATTTTGGAGTAGCCCAATTCATTGACTCTCCCTATATGAAGACATTTCTTTGGTCTTTCGGTTTTTTTGTCTTAACGTATACAGGGATTGAAAATATCATGACTCTCCATACTATATCAACGGATCCAAAATTTCGAAAAGTGATCCGTTTAAGACACTCTATTTTAGCAGGGTTCTTAATGGCTTTAATGAACCCTTTAACTATTCTATTTTGGTTAGGAATTTATGGTTCGATACTTATTGGGGGAAATGGGAATTTAACTGGATATGAAGTGATCATTTACAGTTTAACCATATTAGTCGGTATCTCTTTAGTAGACTTAATAATGTCTATCCTATCGAGTAGCACGCGAAAAATCTTATCGAGCCCATTTTTGAAAATTATTTCCCTTATCTCCTCGTTATCCATGATTGGATTTGGAATATATTTTGGTATTCAAGCTTATCGTTCCCTTATAAATTTAATAAACTAA
- the trpD gene encoding anthranilate phosphoribosyltransferase, with translation MRDFIEKVEKQEQLLYDEMVEASHLMFQENTNLQDIVDFLIALSEKGETAMEVAALATVMKSFAIQLNEPPGEYMDNCGTGGDGLNSFNISTTSAFVLASSGATIAKHGNRKISSAAGSSDVLEAIGIQPSIGAEASIELLKQEGLTFLYAPNVHPKLKRISNARKQIGKPTIFNLVGPLTNPVALKTQYTGINRTDFTMEYAEVLRILGRERAIVVSGAGGMDEASLAGKNKLVLVDKGDLIPFTITPDDVGLSSAPVTAIRGGDGEANAKIMRKVLQGESSPYLDTVLFNSGIGLFASGIASTIQEGVKIASDTILSGKALEKLEAVIAFSEKAVMQEVVS, from the coding sequence ATGAGAGATTTTATTGAAAAAGTAGAGAAGCAAGAGCAATTATTGTATGACGAAATGGTGGAGGCATCTCATCTGATGTTTCAAGAAAACACCAATTTACAAGATATTGTTGATTTTTTAATTGCTCTTTCGGAAAAAGGAGAAACAGCTATGGAAGTTGCTGCTCTTGCTACAGTAATGAAGTCTTTTGCAATCCAGCTTAATGAACCACCAGGGGAGTATATGGATAACTGTGGTACAGGTGGAGATGGTTTAAATAGCTTTAACATTAGTACAACATCAGCATTTGTTCTTGCAAGTTCCGGAGCGACTATTGCCAAGCATGGAAATAGGAAAATCTCAAGTGCAGCAGGTAGCTCAGATGTATTAGAAGCTATAGGAATTCAACCTTCTATCGGGGCTGAAGCATCAATTGAACTGTTAAAACAAGAAGGTCTTACTTTTTTATATGCACCGAATGTTCATCCAAAGTTAAAACGTATTAGTAATGCGCGAAAGCAAATAGGAAAACCAACTATATTCAATCTAGTTGGACCTTTAACGAATCCTGTGGCACTTAAAACACAATATACAGGAATAAATAGAACAGATTTCACGATGGAATATGCAGAAGTACTACGAATACTTGGAAGAGAAAGAGCTATTGTCGTAAGTGGAGCTGGAGGTATGGATGAAGCATCCTTAGCAGGTAAAAACAAATTGGTTCTCGTAGACAAAGGTGATCTTATCCCATTTACCATTACACCAGATGATGTTGGATTATCATCTGCCCCTGTTACAGCAATACGTGGAGGAGACGGAGAAGCAAATGCAAAAATTATGCGAAAAGTTCTTCAGGGAGAAAGTAGTCCTTATTTAGATACCGTCCTATTCAATAGTGGTATCGGCCTCTTTGCGAGCGGCATCGCGAGCACTATCCAAGAAGGAGTTAAAATAGCGTCTGATACTATTCTATCTGGAAAAGCGCTAGAAAAATTAGAGGCAGTAATTGCTTTCAGTGAAAAAGCGGTTATGCAGGAGGTTGTGTCATGA
- a CDS encoding MFS transporter, producing MNNINRGDSQVSVWCIVSLASIPLVMTLGNSMLIPVLPILEKKVGITSFQSSMIITSYSIAAILLIPVAGYLSDRLGRKKIILPSLILALIGGLIAGYASWKMENPFTWIIIGRILQGIGASGAMPIVLPLVGDLYKDDDEKTSSCLGIIETSNTFGKVLSPILGSVFAAILWFLPFFSISLFSLISIILIFFFVKVPKDSDEPVKLKEFIGNVKKTFKKEGKWLFTVFLNGAFVMLILFGVLFFLSEMLEITHNIKGIKKGFVIAIPLLLLCISSFITGRNIKGDIKTIKRMMVLSLIITSASVVFVGFVKEKLILLLIVTSIVGIAIGALLPVLDAIITENIRKEERGTVSSFYSSARFIGVAAGPPIMSLVMKNYLNISYIIGGIIGLLLLFLVFKYVKVDEFESKSTSK from the coding sequence ATGAATAATATAAACAGAGGGGATTCACAGGTTAGTGTATGGTGTATCGTCAGCTTGGCATCAATCCCCCTCGTCATGACTCTTGGAAACTCCATGCTTATACCCGTACTACCTATTTTAGAGAAAAAAGTTGGAATTACATCTTTTCAATCCAGTATGATCATAACAAGTTATTCAATTGCTGCAATTTTACTTATTCCCGTAGCAGGTTATTTATCTGACCGTCTGGGAAGGAAAAAAATTATCTTACCGAGTCTTATTCTTGCACTTATTGGTGGTTTGATAGCTGGATATGCATCATGGAAAATGGAGAATCCTTTTACATGGATTATTATAGGAAGGATTCTACAAGGAATTGGAGCATCTGGAGCTATGCCAATCGTATTACCACTAGTCGGAGACTTATATAAAGATGATGATGAAAAAACAAGCTCGTGTTTAGGAATAATTGAAACTTCGAACACCTTCGGAAAAGTGTTAAGTCCTATATTAGGATCTGTTTTTGCAGCCATTCTATGGTTTTTACCGTTCTTTTCTATCTCTTTATTCAGCTTGATTTCCATTATCCTAATATTTTTCTTTGTTAAAGTGCCAAAAGACTCCGATGAACCTGTAAAACTCAAAGAATTTATTGGTAATGTAAAGAAAACATTCAAAAAAGAAGGTAAGTGGTTATTTACCGTATTTCTTAATGGAGCTTTCGTAATGCTTATATTATTTGGAGTTCTTTTCTTTTTATCCGAGATGCTAGAAATAACACACAACATAAAAGGGATTAAGAAAGGTTTCGTAATTGCTATTCCTCTACTGTTACTTTGTATTTCATCATTTATTACCGGTAGAAACATTAAGGGTGATATTAAGACCATCAAAAGAATGATGGTACTAAGTTTGATTATTACCTCTGCAAGTGTCGTCTTCGTCGGTTTTGTAAAAGAAAAACTTATTCTTCTATTAATCGTAACGAGTATTGTAGGTATTGCTATAGGTGCACTTTTACCCGTTCTAGATGCAATTATAACTGAGAACATTAGAAAAGAAGAACGTGGAACAGTCTCTTCTTTTTATAGCTCTGCAAGGTTTATAGGTGTTGCTGCCGGCCCTCCTATCATGTCTTTAGTAATGAAAAACTACCTCAATATAAGTTATATTATTGGAGGGATCATTGGCCTTCTTCTTTTATTTTTGGTATTTAAATACGTTAAAGTTGATGAGTTTGAAAGTAAATCTACGTCAAAATAA
- the trpA gene encoding tryptophan synthase subunit alpha has protein sequence MTKTKLTAEIEAVLSKGEKAFIPYIMAGDGGLESLQEQILFLQENGATAIEVGIPFSDPVADGPTIQRAGERSLANGTNLRLIIQALDSFHEKVHIPLILMTYFNPILSYGLETFSNDCQRIGIAGLIVPDVPVEESNQLRVSLQDTDIALVPLVSLTSPPERIAKIIALGEGFIYAVTVNGITGVRNGFNEQLEQHLILLKELCPIPVLAGFGVSSPEQVVSMGAITDGVIVGSAIVEAFHLNNKEKIVELIQASKKQVSIS, from the coding sequence ATGACTAAAACAAAACTAACAGCGGAGATTGAGGCAGTACTTTCAAAAGGTGAAAAAGCGTTTATTCCGTATATAATGGCTGGTGACGGAGGACTTGAATCATTACAAGAGCAAATTCTCTTTCTTCAAGAAAATGGAGCAACTGCCATTGAAGTGGGAATTCCTTTTTCTGATCCTGTAGCAGATGGTCCTACAATACAAAGAGCTGGAGAACGTTCACTTGCCAATGGTACAAATCTTCGATTAATTATTCAAGCGTTAGATTCTTTTCATGAAAAAGTTCATATTCCACTTATATTAATGACATATTTCAACCCGATTTTAAGTTATGGTTTAGAAACATTTTCGAATGACTGTCAACGAATTGGTATTGCTGGATTGATCGTTCCGGATGTACCTGTCGAAGAAAGTAATCAACTAAGAGTGTCCCTTCAAGATACTGATATAGCACTAGTTCCACTAGTATCTTTGACAAGCCCACCTGAACGTATTGCAAAAATTATTGCATTAGGGGAAGGATTTATTTATGCAGTTACTGTAAATGGTATTACTGGCGTTCGAAATGGTTTTAATGAACAGCTAGAGCAACATTTAATATTATTAAAAGAACTATGTCCTATTCCAGTACTCGCAGGATTCGGAGTCTCCTCGCCAGAACAAGTAGTATCCATGGGTGCTATTACAGATGGTGTAATTGTGGGAAGTGCAATAGTAGAAGCGTTCCACTTGAATAACAAGGAGAAAATAGTCGAGCTTATACAAGCTTCCAAAAAACAAGTTTCCATATCATAA
- a CDS encoding YqhV family protein — translation MLIEKALFFIILLRLISGSIEITAALFMLKFNDLEKAFYINTLLALVGPTVLIVTTAIGLSGLAEKISLTRIICLFAGIFLIIFSLKSD, via the coding sequence ATTTTAATAGAAAAGGCGCTATTTTTTATCATTTTACTAAGATTGATTTCAGGAAGTATAGAAATAACAGCTGCTTTATTTATGCTAAAATTTAATGATTTAGAAAAAGCATTTTATATTAATACATTACTTGCTCTAGTTGGACCAACTGTTTTAATCGTTACTACAGCAATTGGACTATCCGGATTAGCTGAAAAAATATCTCTTACACGAATTATTTGTCTTTTTGCAGGAATATTCCTTATAATTTTTAGTTTAAAGTCAGATTAA
- the ileS gene encoding isoleucine--tRNA ligase, producing MVKANEKESVLQREARIRAQWLKGETFKKTIEYREDSPSFVFYEGPPTANGLPHVGHALGRTIKDVVARYKTMTGHQVIRKAGWDTHGLPVELGVEKQLGISGKSEIEKYGVEAFIEKCKESVFTYEKQWRNFTEQLGYWVNMDDPYLTLSNTYIESEWNILGTIHEKGLLQKGHRVSPYCPSCQTSLSSHEVSQGYKIVKDLSATAKFKITDRENEYFLGWTTTPWTLPANVALAVNPSMKYVRAKQGQNIYIVAEALASTVLKKDYEILSIHLGEDLKDISYIPLFNFVDVENGHIVVLADYVSAESGTGIVHIAPAYGEEDYKVVKENELSFINVVDEKGRYTSNVKGFEGRFVKDCDVDIVRNLAERELLFNKEKYEHSYPHCWRCDSPLLYYASESWFIKTTALKDQFLRNNEGVTWHPEHIKHGRFGNFLEQMVDWNISRKRYWGTPLNIWECEECKHEIAPKSIEELKLHSIQPFDDIELHKPYVDNIKLNCVCCNGTMIRTPEVIDVWFDSGSMPFAQYHYPFENKELFEKQFPADVVIEGIDQTRGWFYSLLAVSTLFTGKAPYKRVISTGHILDENGQKMSKSKGNALDPVELIQKYGADALRWALLVDSAPWNTKRFSERIVQEAKSKLVDTLDNVHSFYSLYTNLDNYSPDAQYEVKNNKLDEWILSRLHSTIKIARMNFDAYHFTNAAREIAKLLEELSNWYVRRSRERFWSNGMNSDKAAAYKTLYEVLTKTTQLLAPLTPFIAEDVFMDLTGKSVHLTDFPESEEHLINQKLEKEMDAVLQVVELGRSIRNATSLKIKQPLGSLSLMSLHQDVNWDLYEDIIKEELNVKLFRLIDNDDQFVSTKLKLNFKKSGAKFGNQSNAINTFLQNLDEEQVKKFIQIGYLNMKNAEESQVLVEDVQIEKVAKQGYASATSGDYTVTLDLSLTEELIQEGMARELIRAIQSYRKQLKLPIDMRVDIIVKTDEELQRVIEKFKNMLQQNLLMNSLTFTQNEMVGTEIVIGNHTILIQLVPTN from the coding sequence ATGGTTAAAGCGAACGAAAAAGAATCTGTTCTACAAAGAGAAGCGCGAATTCGAGCGCAATGGTTGAAAGGTGAAACCTTTAAAAAAACCATTGAGTATAGAGAAGATAGCCCGTCTTTTGTCTTTTATGAAGGACCACCTACTGCTAATGGCTTGCCTCATGTAGGTCATGCATTAGGTCGGACAATTAAAGATGTCGTTGCAAGGTATAAAACAATGACTGGACATCAAGTAATACGTAAAGCGGGTTGGGATACACATGGTTTACCAGTCGAGCTTGGAGTAGAAAAGCAATTAGGCATTTCTGGGAAGAGCGAGATTGAAAAGTATGGTGTAGAGGCTTTTATTGAAAAGTGTAAAGAAAGTGTATTTACTTATGAAAAGCAGTGGCGAAATTTTACCGAACAGCTAGGTTATTGGGTAAATATGGATGATCCATATTTAACATTAAGTAACACTTATATTGAAAGTGAATGGAACATACTCGGTACAATTCATGAAAAAGGATTACTTCAGAAAGGTCATAGGGTTTCTCCATACTGTCCTAGTTGTCAAACTTCTCTTAGCTCACATGAGGTATCACAAGGTTATAAGATTGTGAAAGACTTATCTGCTACGGCAAAATTTAAAATAACAGATCGAGAAAATGAATATTTTCTAGGATGGACAACGACTCCTTGGACTTTACCAGCAAATGTTGCATTGGCCGTTAACCCTTCGATGAAATACGTTCGAGCAAAACAAGGGCAAAACATATATATAGTTGCGGAAGCTTTAGCTAGCACTGTATTAAAAAAAGATTATGAGATACTTTCGATTCATTTAGGGGAAGATTTAAAAGATATTTCTTATATACCTCTCTTTAATTTTGTTGATGTGGAAAATGGACATATAGTGGTATTGGCTGATTATGTATCAGCAGAAAGTGGAACAGGCATAGTCCATATTGCACCAGCATATGGAGAAGAGGATTATAAAGTAGTGAAGGAAAACGAATTATCCTTCATCAATGTTGTTGATGAAAAAGGAAGGTATACTTCTAATGTAAAAGGCTTTGAAGGAAGGTTTGTAAAAGATTGCGATGTGGATATTGTTCGTAATCTTGCGGAAAGAGAATTACTTTTCAATAAAGAAAAATACGAACACAGTTATCCGCATTGCTGGCGTTGTGATTCACCTCTTTTGTATTATGCAAGTGAAAGCTGGTTTATCAAAACAACAGCTCTAAAAGATCAATTTTTACGTAATAATGAAGGTGTCACTTGGCACCCAGAGCATATTAAACATGGCAGGTTTGGAAACTTTTTAGAGCAGATGGTAGACTGGAACATCAGTCGAAAACGCTATTGGGGAACACCTCTGAATATTTGGGAATGTGAGGAATGTAAGCATGAAATTGCACCCAAAAGTATTGAAGAATTAAAACTCCACTCAATTCAGCCTTTTGATGACATTGAATTGCACAAACCATATGTAGATAACATTAAGTTGAATTGTGTATGTTGTAACGGCACGATGATCAGAACACCTGAAGTAATTGATGTTTGGTTTGATAGTGGTTCAATGCCATTTGCACAATATCACTATCCTTTTGAAAATAAAGAGTTATTTGAAAAACAATTTCCTGCAGATGTAGTTATTGAAGGAATTGATCAAACTCGAGGGTGGTTTTACAGCTTACTCGCCGTATCCACTTTATTTACGGGAAAAGCACCTTATAAACGTGTAATTTCTACAGGTCATATTTTAGATGAAAATGGACAAAAAATGTCTAAAAGTAAAGGGAATGCACTAGATCCAGTAGAGTTAATTCAAAAATACGGAGCAGATGCATTAAGATGGGCGTTATTAGTTGACAGTGCACCATGGAATACTAAACGTTTTTCAGAACGGATTGTACAAGAGGCTAAATCCAAATTAGTCGATACGTTAGATAATGTGCATAGTTTCTATTCTTTATATACTAATTTGGATAACTATAGTCCAGATGCGCAATATGAAGTAAAAAATAACAAATTGGATGAATGGATATTATCACGATTGCATAGCACTATTAAAATAGCTCGAATGAACTTTGATGCTTATCATTTTACAAACGCTGCTAGGGAAATCGCAAAGCTATTAGAAGAACTAAGCAATTGGTATGTTAGACGATCTCGAGAACGATTTTGGTCAAATGGCATGAATTCGGACAAAGCAGCTGCATATAAAACGCTCTATGAAGTTTTAACAAAAACGACTCAATTATTAGCACCATTAACGCCGTTTATAGCAGAAGATGTGTTTATGGACTTGACAGGTAAAAGTGTTCATTTAACAGATTTTCCAGAATCAGAAGAACACCTCATAAATCAGAAGCTTGAGAAAGAGATGGATGCGGTTCTTCAAGTAGTGGAGTTAGGAAGGAGTATAAGGAATGCAACTTCATTGAAAATAAAACAACCATTAGGTAGTTTATCTCTAATGAGTCTGCATCAAGATGTAAACTGGGACTTATATGAAGATATCATCAAAGAAGAGTTGAATGTAAAGCTATTCCGACTGATAGATAATGATGATCAGTTCGTTTCTACTAAATTAAAGCTGAATTTTAAAAAATCTGGTGCGAAGTTTGGAAATCAATCTAATGCAATTAATACTTTTCTACAAAACTTAGACGAAGAACAAGTGAAAAAATTTATACAAATTGGTTATTTAAATATGAAAAACGCTGAAGAATCACAAGTTTTAGTAGAAGATGTGCAGATTGAAAAAGTAGCGAAGCAAGGCTATGCTTCTGCTACTAGTGGCGATTATACAGTTACATTAGACCTTTCATTAACCGAAGAACTGATTCAAGAGGGAATGGCACGTGAATTAATAAGAGCAATACAATCATATAGAAAACAGTTAAAGCTACCAATCGATATGCGTGTAGATATAATAGTAAAAACGGATGAAGAGCTACAAAGAGTAATTGAAAAGTTTAAGAATATGCTGCAACAAAACTTGTTGATGAACAGTTTAACATTTACTCAAAATGAAATGGTTGGTACAGAAATTGTAATAGGAAATCATACAATATTAATACAACTTGTTCCGACAAATTGA
- the trpC gene encoding indole-3-glycerol phosphate synthase TrpC: MTTILDKILEKKKDQIEEMLKENLQKKNIQITRPSLFEVMYQNNQLQVISEIKRASPSKGLIAEGVNPSEQATAYYQAGAACISVLTDTPFFKGTFFDLEEVARTVPIPILCKDFVIHPIQIDYAKNAGASVVLLIVAALSEEELAKLYSYAIDQGLEVLMEVHDVEEMKRALQLDAKLIGVNNRDLRTFEVDLARTEEIASIFPFHEERVLISESGIWTSEDASKVAGYGASGVLVGESLMRSGDIKNAISSLQVKRGVIAK, encoded by the coding sequence ATGACAACTATTTTAGATAAGATTCTAGAAAAGAAGAAGGACCAAATTGAGGAAATGTTGAAAGAGAATTTGCAAAAGAAAAATATACAAATCACAAGACCTTCACTTTTTGAAGTTATGTATCAAAATAATCAGTTACAAGTAATTTCGGAAATAAAACGTGCTTCCCCATCGAAGGGATTGATAGCAGAAGGTGTAAATCCTAGCGAACAAGCTACAGCCTATTACCAAGCTGGAGCTGCTTGTATATCCGTATTAACTGATACACCCTTCTTCAAAGGAACTTTTTTTGATTTAGAAGAGGTAGCTCGAACTGTGCCAATCCCAATATTGTGTAAAGATTTTGTAATACATCCTATTCAAATAGATTACGCTAAAAATGCAGGTGCCTCTGTTGTTTTACTTATTGTAGCTGCGCTCAGCGAAGAAGAGTTAGCTAAACTTTATTCGTATGCAATAGATCAAGGGCTTGAAGTATTAATGGAAGTACATGATGTAGAGGAAATGAAACGTGCCCTACAGCTCGATGCGAAGCTTATTGGGGTAAATAATCGAGATTTGCGTACATTTGAGGTCGATTTAGCTCGTACCGAAGAAATTGCATCTATCTTTCCTTTCCATGAGGAACGTGTATTAATAAGTGAAAGTGGTATTTGGACTTCTGAGGACGCATCCAAAGTTGCAGGATATGGAGCGAGTGGTGTCCTTGTAGGAGAATCGCTTATGAGAAGTGGAGATATCAAAAATGCAATAAGTTCTTTACAAGTGAAGCGTGGTGTAATAGCCAAATGA
- a CDS encoding GNAT family N-acetyltransferase, producing the protein MTITFTIPTDLKKLAHFLASLNSNSNYHIGYCGENENEIYQTLISDFFVLESSNSFIVAYENKEILGAIGLDIDEENKQAEVWGPYVKDPERFQVIATQLWSKLSILNQKNVKKYSFFINTENTLVRQFVLDMNGIENGNYFILHASADNIVCEEEQEIIYYGPSYYDSFVNLHELSFPDTYFKADEIISRINDHNHLLIYKDKDEGIKGYVYVEADPKHGEGSIEYVSVYPEYQKQGVGTKLVRAALNHLIFKDSLNEITLCVGAENQKAVHLYKASGFQVKHELTYFKREIPST; encoded by the coding sequence TTGACAATAACATTTACCATTCCAACAGATTTAAAAAAACTGGCACACTTTCTAGCAAGCTTAAATAGTAATTCGAACTACCATATTGGTTATTGTGGAGAAAATGAAAATGAAATTTACCAAACACTTATTAGCGATTTTTTTGTTTTAGAATCTTCAAATTCGTTCATTGTCGCATATGAAAATAAGGAAATCTTAGGAGCAATAGGCCTTGATATAGACGAAGAAAATAAACAGGCAGAAGTGTGGGGTCCTTATGTTAAAGATCCAGAGAGGTTTCAAGTTATAGCAACTCAATTATGGAGCAAGCTGTCTATTCTAAACCAAAAGAACGTAAAAAAGTATTCATTTTTTATAAATACAGAAAACACCTTAGTAAGACAATTTGTGTTGGATATGAATGGCATCGAAAATGGAAATTATTTTATTTTGCATGCAAGTGCAGATAACATTGTTTGTGAAGAAGAACAAGAGATTATTTATTATGGTCCATCCTATTATGATTCTTTTGTAAATCTACATGAACTATCTTTTCCAGACACTTATTTTAAAGCGGATGAAATCATAAGTCGCATAAATGATCATAACCACTTATTAATTTACAAGGATAAAGATGAAGGGATAAAAGGATATGTGTATGTTGAAGCTGACCCAAAACATGGAGAAGGCTCGATAGAATATGTATCGGTTTATCCTGAATATCAAAAACAAGGAGTTGGCACAAAGCTTGTACGAGCGGCTTTAAATCATCTAATCTTTAAGGATTCATTAAACGAAATTACTTTATGTGTTGGAGCAGAAAATCAAAAAGCAGTCCATTTATATAAAGCATCGGGATTTCAAGTTAAACACGAATTAACTTATTTTAAAAGAGAAATCCCATCTACATAA